In one window of Cytophagaceae bacterium ABcell3 DNA:
- a CDS encoding integrase core domain-containing protein: protein MKRAIVFVSDNFSRNILGWSVGERCCAENVKNALAMAIQSIKFHYSDFVCATLVADGGSENHAVTISQLLETTPNPEITKVVALKDIAFSNSPVEAVNKVMKRYLRYYEPDSGERLYECLSLAVEDYCSVRPHVSLGGRTPLEAYTDVFPDLDFTEKTRQAREVRVNFNKSNGCGRC from the coding sequence TTGAAGCGTGCTATAGTTTTTGTTTCTGATAATTTTTCAAGAAATATCCTGGGGTGGAGTGTTGGTGAAAGGTGCTGTGCTGAAAATGTTAAAAATGCACTTGCCATGGCAATACAGTCTATAAAGTTCCATTACTCTGATTTTGTCTGTGCCACGCTTGTTGCGGACGGAGGAAGCGAAAACCATGCGGTAACAATTTCGCAATTGCTTGAAACTACTCCGAATCCTGAAATCACCAAAGTGGTTGCCCTGAAGGATATTGCTTTTTCTAATTCTCCTGTGGAGGCGGTGAACAAGGTCATGAAGCGATATCTGAGATATTATGAGCCTGATTCGGGTGAAAGGCTTTATGAATGTCTTTCTCTTGCGGTAGAGGATTATTGTTCTGTCAGGCCGCATGTTTCTCTTGGTGGACGTACGCCTTTGGAAGCTTATACTGATGTTTTTCCAGATCTGGATTTTACTGAGAAAACAAGACAGGCTAGGGAGGTAAGGGTTAATTTTAACAAAAGTAATGGGTGTGGGAGGTGTTGA
- a CDS encoding transposase, with the protein MSKRERRSYDHEFKTMAVELHLSGKTSTAVGKELGIGPDLVRRWSREMKTNGAASFPGNGKQNLSEEQKEIHALRKALKESELEREILKKAVSIFSRGDSKYTNS; encoded by the coding sequence ATGAGTAAAAGAGAAAGAAGGTCATATGACCACGAATTTAAAACAATGGCTGTAGAGCTGCATTTAAGCGGGAAGACCAGTACCGCTGTTGGGAAAGAATTAGGCATTGGTCCTGATTTAGTAAGGAGATGGTCACGTGAAATGAAGACGAATGGCGCTGCCAGTTTTCCAGGAAATGGGAAACAGAACCTTTCAGAAGAACAAAAAGAAATTCATGCCTTGAGGAAAGCCTTAAAGGAATCTGAGCTTGAAAGGGAAATCCTAAAAAAGGCGGTAAGCATCTTTTCCAGGGGAGACAGCAAATATACCAATTCATAA
- a CDS encoding IS3 family transposase, with protein sequence MDHRKEYAVEKMCRTFNVARNSFYEWKKEKQLKLAQQRAILLKEIKTVHELSNGTYGSPRITLDLRKKGFAVSRPRVARIMKDHGIRSVVSKKFKVCTTDSNHGFSISPNVLDRSFKPESPSKSWVSDITYIRTNEAWLYLTMIMDLYDRKIIGWSMSTSMHAYETVVPAWRMALINRPVFQELVFHSDRGVQYACKEFKVNVMKGLLSSFPCWPVSSVAHYARRNSMLFASLSTWYKYANLLGLKRVFKRSPEKLKGVVSSRPNQFLHVVLLFIRSEMA encoded by the coding sequence ATGGATCATAGAAAAGAGTATGCTGTTGAAAAGATGTGTAGGACATTTAATGTTGCCAGGAACAGCTTTTATGAGTGGAAGAAGGAGAAACAACTCAAACTGGCTCAACAAAGAGCGATATTGCTAAAGGAAATCAAAACAGTGCATGAGTTAAGCAATGGTACCTATGGAAGTCCTAGAATTACATTAGATCTTAGAAAAAAGGGTTTTGCAGTATCCAGGCCAAGGGTTGCCAGGATCATGAAAGACCACGGAATCAGGAGTGTTGTAAGTAAAAAATTTAAAGTCTGCACAACTGATTCAAACCATGGATTTAGCATCAGTCCTAACGTTCTTGATAGATCTTTTAAACCTGAAAGCCCTTCAAAATCATGGGTATCAGACATAACTTATATCCGGACAAATGAGGCATGGTTATACCTGACCATGATTATGGACTTATATGATAGGAAAATAATAGGATGGTCTATGTCCACTTCGATGCATGCATATGAAACAGTAGTGCCTGCATGGAGGATGGCACTGATAAACAGACCTGTTTTTCAAGAGCTGGTTTTTCATTCAGACAGAGGCGTGCAGTATGCATGCAAAGAGTTCAAGGTCAATGTAATGAAAGGTCTTTTGTCTAGCTTTCCCTGCTGGCCGGTGTCTTCTGTTGCGCATTATGCAAGGAGAAACTCTATGCTGTTTGCTTCTTTGAGCACATGGTACAAATACGCTAACCTTTTAGGGCTGAAAAGGGTATTCAAAAGGTCTCCTGAAAAGTTGAAGGGAGTTGTTTCGAGCAGGCCTAACCAGTTCCTGCATGTCGTACTACTTTTTATACGCTCCGAGATGGCTTGA